In Streptomyces alboniger, the following are encoded in one genomic region:
- a CDS encoding CHAD domain-containing protein has translation MAQQHHEMTGTTGTAGEVLAAYLQEQATEFLRSLRLHRESTTDAQGAEASLEAARALRRAARRIGATLHTFRPLLDTEWAASLRPELSWLSDTLAQEHAYATRLHRLLNALHRLSGPPLVPSPAQPRAPRAEERGSAPRGLTVGAAKAAALLERQLTLAKTRAHSAALQAIGSSRFHAVADNVAVLASEVPLRDGADDLKPPAAKADADLAEAVAALPLGQAGHPYNAEALVHGLAAETAPDAQDAPWLKVRSLLRLHRYALEVLHGHAAPEPRLAEASHALNIHREAAAAASAAAQAARTPRIAPATAYALGVLHADQRHEVEAARFAFQQAWQHETVSTR, from the coding sequence GTGGCACAGCAACACCATGAGATGACGGGTACCACCGGCACGGCGGGCGAGGTCCTCGCGGCCTACCTCCAGGAGCAGGCCACGGAGTTCCTCCGGTCGCTGCGGCTGCACCGCGAGTCCACGACGGACGCGCAGGGCGCCGAGGCGTCCCTGGAGGCGGCCCGCGCCCTGCGCCGTGCCGCCCGCCGCATCGGCGCCACGCTGCACACGTTCCGCCCGCTCCTGGACACCGAGTGGGCGGCGTCCCTGCGCCCCGAACTGTCCTGGCTCTCGGACACCCTGGCCCAGGAACACGCGTACGCGACCCGCCTGCACCGCCTCCTGAACGCCCTGCACCGCCTCTCGGGTCCACCCCTGGTGCCGAGCCCGGCACAGCCCCGAGCGCCGCGCGCCGAGGAGAGAGGCAGCGCCCCCCGAGGCCTGACCGTAGGCGCGGCCAAAGCCGCGGCCCTCCTCGAACGCCAGCTCACCCTGGCGAAGACGCGGGCCCACTCCGCAGCCCTGCAAGCCATCGGCTCCTCCCGCTTCCACGCGGTAGCGGACAACGTGGCGGTGCTGGCCAGCGAAGTCCCCCTGCGCGACGGCGCGGACGACCTGAAGCCGCCGGCCGCCAAGGCCGACGCCGACCTCGCCGAAGCGGTCGCCGCACTCCCGCTCGGGCAGGCCGGACACCCGTACAACGCCGAGGCCCTGGTCCACGGCCTGGCGGCCGAAACCGCGCCGGACGCCCAGGACGCCCCCTGGCTGAAGGTCCGCTCCCTGCTGCGCCTGCACAGGTACGCCCTGGAGGTCCTGCACGGCCACGCCGCACCCGAGCCCCGCCTGGCCGAGGCGAGCCACGCCCTGAACATCCACCGCGAGGCCGCCGCGGCCGCGTCGGCGGCCGCGCAGGCCGCCCGCACCCCCCGCATCGCCCCCGCCACGGCGTACGCCCTGGGCGTCCTCCACGCCGACCAGCGCCACGAGGTCGAGGCGGCGAGGTTCGCCTTCCAGCAGGCCTGGCAGCACGAGACGGTGAGTACGAGGTGA
- the pstC gene encoding phosphate ABC transporter permease subunit PstC, whose protein sequence is MDIASNTTAPPPVDDTKPVAPVDKAAARGATRPGDKIFLGFSRGSGIALLAIMAAIAVFLTYRTALALADNTGNFLTTFEWDPAGASTGGKPYFGIAVLVFGTVVSSLIALVIAVPVAIGIALFISHYAPRKLATPIAYVIDLLAAVPSIVYGLWGALVVAPNLTGLYSWLDDYFGWTGIFEYNGGAPRSLMTVGILLAIMILPIITNVSREVFLQVPKMHEEAALALGATRWEVIRMSVLPFGRSGIISASMLGLGRALGETIAVATVLSPSFLINASVLDYGGGTFAQNIASKFNEASEYGQDALIASGLVLFIITLLVNGAARLIIARRKEYSGANA, encoded by the coding sequence ATGGACATAGCAAGTAACACGACCGCACCTCCACCCGTCGACGACACGAAGCCCGTCGCCCCCGTGGACAAGGCCGCCGCCCGCGGCGCCACCCGCCCCGGCGACAAGATCTTCCTCGGATTCTCCCGGGGCTCCGGCATCGCGCTCCTCGCGATCATGGCCGCCATCGCGGTGTTCCTCACCTACCGCACGGCCCTCGCCCTCGCCGACAACACGGGCAACTTCCTCACCACCTTCGAGTGGGACCCGGCCGGTGCCTCCACCGGCGGCAAGCCGTACTTCGGCATCGCCGTCCTGGTCTTCGGCACCGTGGTCAGCTCACTGATCGCCCTGGTGATCGCCGTCCCCGTCGCCATCGGCATCGCGCTCTTCATCTCGCACTACGCGCCGCGCAAGCTGGCCACCCCCATCGCGTACGTGATCGACCTGCTGGCCGCCGTGCCCTCGATCGTGTACGGCCTGTGGGGCGCCCTCGTGGTCGCGCCCAACCTCACCGGGCTCTACAGCTGGCTCGACGACTACTTCGGCTGGACCGGGATCTTCGAGTACAACGGCGGCGCCCCGCGCTCCCTGATGACCGTAGGCATCCTCCTCGCGATCATGATCCTGCCGATCATCACGAACGTGAGCCGCGAGGTCTTCCTCCAGGTCCCGAAGATGCACGAGGAGGCCGCGCTGGCCCTCGGCGCCACGCGCTGGGAGGTCATCCGCATGTCGGTGCTCCCCTTCGGCCGCTCCGGCATCATCTCCGCCTCGATGCTGGGCCTCGGCCGCGCGCTCGGCGAGACGATCGCCGTCGCCACCGTGCTCTCCCCGTCCTTCCTGATCAACGCGTCCGTGCTCGACTACGGCGGCGGCACCTTCGCACAGAACATCGCCAGCAAGTTCAACGAGGCCAGTGAGTACGGCCAGGACGCGCTCATCGCCTCCGGCCTGGTCCTGTTCATCATCACGCTGCTGGTCAACGGCGCGGCCCGCCTGATCATCGCGCGCCGCAAGGAGTACTCGGGGGCCAACGCATGA
- a CDS encoding inorganic phosphate transporter, producing the protein MDTFALIVTIGVALGFTYTNGFHDSANAIATSVSTRALTPRAALAMAAVMNLAGAFMGSGVAKTVSEGIIETPHGDKGMWILFAALIGAIVWNLITWYFGLPSSSSHALFGGMVGAALAGGIGVIWSGVVDKIVIPMFLSPLVGLAIGYLVMCAIMWMFRKSNPHKAKRGFRIAQTVSAAGMALGHGLQDAQKTMGIVVMALVISDVQSADAPIPIWVKVACALMLSAGTYAGGWRIMRTLGRKIIELDPPQGFAAETTGAGIMFTTAFMFHAPISTTHVITSAIMGVGATKRVNAVRWGVAKNIILGWFITMPAAALVAAVSFWIVNLAFL; encoded by the coding sequence ATGGACACCTTTGCTTTGATCGTGACGATCGGCGTCGCGCTCGGATTCACGTACACGAACGGCTTTCACGACTCCGCGAACGCCATCGCCACCTCCGTCTCCACCCGTGCGCTGACGCCCCGCGCGGCGCTCGCCATGGCCGCGGTGATGAACCTCGCCGGTGCCTTCATGGGTAGCGGGGTCGCCAAGACCGTCAGCGAGGGGATCATCGAGACCCCGCACGGTGACAAGGGGATGTGGATCCTCTTCGCGGCGCTCATCGGCGCCATCGTGTGGAACCTCATCACCTGGTACTTCGGCCTTCCCTCGTCCTCCTCGCACGCGCTGTTCGGCGGCATGGTCGGAGCGGCGCTCGCCGGCGGTATCGGGGTCATCTGGTCCGGGGTCGTCGACAAGATCGTCATCCCGATGTTCCTGTCGCCGCTCGTCGGTCTCGCCATCGGGTACCTCGTGATGTGCGCGATCATGTGGATGTTCCGCAAGTCCAACCCGCACAAGGCCAAGCGCGGCTTCCGTATCGCGCAGACCGTGTCGGCGGCCGGCATGGCGCTCGGCCACGGCCTCCAGGACGCCCAGAAGACGATGGGCATCGTGGTGATGGCCCTGGTCATCTCCGACGTGCAGAGCGCCGACGCGCCCATCCCGATCTGGGTCAAGGTCGCCTGTGCGCTGATGCTCTCCGCCGGTACGTACGCGGGTGGCTGGCGCATCATGCGGACCCTCGGGCGCAAGATCATCGAGCTGGATCCGCCGCAGGGCTTCGCCGCCGAGACGACCGGCGCGGGCATCATGTTCACCACCGCGTTCATGTTCCACGCGCCGATCTCGACGACTCACGTCATCACCTCCGCGATCATGGGCGTCGGCGCGACGAAGCGTGTGAACGCGGTGCGGTGGGGGGTGGCCAAGAACATCATTCTTGGCTGGTTCATCACGATGCCTGCGGCCGCCTTGGTCGCGGCGGTCAGCTTCTGGATCGTTAACCTCGCGTTCCTGTAG
- the pstS gene encoding phosphate ABC transporter substrate-binding protein PstS, whose protein sequence is MKLQRKNRLRALSLGALAVSGALALTACGSDDTSGSGDGGKETNANANIKCDDAKGQLAASGSSAQKNAIDAWRKVYTTNCKDVQLNYNPTGSGAGITAFLQGQTAFAGSDSALKPDEIEKSKKVCKDSQAIGLPMVGGPIAIGYNVPGVDKLNLDAKTLADIFNDKIKTWDDKAIAKLNPDVKLPKTKIQAFHRSDESGTTDNFTKYLKGAAPSAWPYEPGKSWEPKGGQSANGSAGVASQVKQTAGAISYFELSYAGDGIKTVDLKTQAKEPVKATVDNASKAIAEAKVVGKGKDLSLELNYKPTAEGAYPITLVTYEVVCEKGNKADTLAATKSFLTYIAGEDGQNVLKENDYAPIPAEIITKVRSTVAGLS, encoded by the coding sequence GTGAAGCTTCAGCGCAAGAACCGGCTCCGCGCCCTGTCCCTCGGCGCCCTCGCCGTCTCCGGCGCCCTGGCCCTCACGGCGTGCGGCTCCGACGACACCAGCGGCTCGGGCGACGGCGGCAAGGAGACGAACGCCAACGCCAACATCAAGTGCGACGACGCCAAGGGTCAGCTCGCGGCCTCCGGCTCGTCCGCGCAGAAGAACGCGATCGACGCCTGGCGGAAGGTCTACACGACCAACTGCAAGGACGTGCAGCTGAACTACAACCCGACGGGTTCGGGCGCCGGCATCACCGCGTTCCTCCAGGGCCAGACGGCGTTCGCCGGTTCCGACTCGGCGCTGAAGCCCGACGAGATCGAGAAGTCGAAGAAGGTCTGCAAGGACAGCCAGGCCATCGGCCTGCCCATGGTCGGCGGCCCGATCGCCATCGGTTACAACGTCCCCGGCGTCGACAAGCTGAACCTCGACGCCAAGACCCTGGCCGACATCTTCAACGACAAGATCAAGACCTGGGACGACAAGGCGATCGCCAAGCTCAACCCCGACGTCAAGCTCCCGAAGACCAAGATCCAGGCCTTCCACCGCTCCGACGAGTCCGGCACCACGGACAACTTCACCAAGTACCTGAAGGGCGCCGCTCCGAGCGCCTGGCCGTACGAGCCGGGCAAGTCGTGGGAGCCCAAGGGCGGCCAGTCCGCGAACGGCTCCGCCGGTGTCGCGAGCCAGGTCAAGCAGACCGCGGGCGCCATCTCGTACTTCGAGCTGTCCTACGCGGGCGACGGCATCAAGACCGTCGACCTGAAGACGCAGGCCAAGGAGCCGGTGAAGGCCACCGTCGACAACGCCTCCAAGGCGATCGCCGAGGCCAAGGTCGTCGGTAAGGGCAAGGACCTCTCCCTGGAGCTGAACTACAAGCCCACCGCCGAGGGCGCCTACCCGATCACCCTGGTGACGTACGAGGTCGTCTGCGAGAAGGGCAACAAGGCCGACACGCTCGCCGCCACCAAGTCCTTCCTGACCTACATCGCCGGCGAGGACGGCCAGAACGTCCTCAAGGAGAACGACTACGCGCCGATCCCGGCCGAGATCATCACCAAGGTCCGCTCCACCGTCGCGGGCCTGAGCTAG
- a CDS encoding DUF47 domain-containing protein, with product MRFRLTPRETSFYDMFAASADNIVTGSKLLMELLGADSSARAEIAERMRAAEHAGDDATHAIFHQLNSSFITPFDREDIYNLASSLDDIMDFMEEAVDLVVLYQVEELPKGVEQQIEVLSRAAELTAEAMPNLRTMENLTEYWIEVNRLENQADQIHRKLLAQLFNGKYDAIEVLKLKQIVDVLEEAADAFEHVANTVETIAVKES from the coding sequence GTGCGCTTTCGTCTGACCCCCAGGGAGACGAGCTTCTACGACATGTTCGCCGCATCCGCGGACAACATCGTCACGGGCTCGAAGCTCCTGATGGAACTGCTCGGAGCGGACTCTTCCGCGCGGGCCGAGATCGCAGAGCGTATGCGGGCCGCGGAACACGCGGGAGACGACGCGACGCATGCGATCTTCCACCAGCTGAACTCCTCGTTCATCACGCCGTTCGACCGCGAGGACATCTACAACCTCGCGTCGTCCCTGGACGACATCATGGACTTCATGGAGGAGGCCGTCGACCTGGTCGTCCTGTATCAGGTCGAGGAACTTCCCAAGGGCGTCGAGCAGCAGATCGAGGTCCTGTCCCGGGCCGCCGAGCTGACGGCCGAGGCCATGCCGAACCTCCGGACCATGGAGAACCTCACCGAGTACTGGATCGAGGTGAATCGCCTGGAGAACCAGGCCGACCAGATTCACCGCAAGCTCCTCGCCCAGCTCTTCAACGGCAAGTACGACGCCATCGAGGTGCTGAAGCTGAAGCAGATCGTGGATGTGCTGGAAGAGGCCGCCGACGCCTTCGAGCATGTGGCGAACACTGTGGAGACCATCGCGGTCAAGGAGTCCTGA
- the pstA gene encoding phosphate ABC transporter permease PstA, which translates to MSTTTPTPTGPLTKRPSTLKAASLPRWSPLAVAAGSAAVAIGIGAGAGLHSHIQWGLIAAILFIVGSYALAVTVEGTRQARDRLATSLVWVMFLLAVVPLASLIYETVQRGIKVFDVYFLTHSMGVLSDDETGGGIYHALIGTLQQVLLASVIAVPIGLLTAIYLVEYGRGKLSKVITFFVDVMTGIPSIVAGLFVLSFWILILGFGYSGWAGAMALAILMMPVIVRSTEEMLKLVPNELREASLALGVPKWRTILKVVLPTAIGGITTGVMLSVARIAGETAPVLLLVWVNPLINTNPFDGSQASLPLYVYQQYAAGTDASYDRAWAAALALIAFIMILNLAARGVARWKAPKTGR; encoded by the coding sequence ATGAGCACCACGACACCCACCCCGACCGGGCCGCTCACCAAGCGCCCCTCGACGCTCAAGGCGGCCAGCCTCCCGCGCTGGTCCCCCCTGGCCGTGGCCGCCGGCTCGGCCGCCGTCGCCATCGGCATCGGCGCCGGCGCCGGACTGCACAGCCACATCCAGTGGGGCCTGATAGCCGCGATCCTCTTCATCGTCGGCTCGTACGCCCTCGCGGTCACCGTGGAGGGCACCCGCCAGGCCAGGGACCGCCTCGCCACCTCGCTGGTGTGGGTCATGTTCCTGCTGGCCGTCGTCCCGCTGGCCTCGCTGATCTACGAGACGGTCCAGCGCGGCATCAAGGTCTTCGACGTCTACTTCCTGACCCACTCGATGGGCGTCCTCTCCGACGACGAGACCGGCGGCGGCATCTACCACGCCCTCATCGGCACTCTCCAGCAGGTGCTCCTGGCCTCGGTCATCGCCGTGCCGATCGGCCTGCTCACCGCGATCTACCTCGTCGAGTACGGGCGGGGGAAGCTCTCCAAGGTCATCACGTTCTTCGTGGACGTCATGACCGGCATCCCCTCGATCGTCGCGGGCCTGTTCGTCCTCAGCTTCTGGATCCTGATCCTCGGCTTCGGCTACTCCGGCTGGGCGGGCGCGATGGCGCTCGCGATCCTGATGATGCCGGTGATCGTCCGCTCCACCGAGGAGATGCTCAAGCTCGTCCCGAACGAGCTGCGCGAGGCCTCGCTCGCCCTCGGCGTGCCGAAGTGGCGGACCATCCTGAAGGTCGTCCTGCCCACCGCGATCGGCGGCATCACCACGGGCGTCATGCTCTCGGTGGCCCGCATCGCCGGTGAGACCGCGCCGGTCCTGCTCCTGGTCTGGGTGAACCCCCTGATCAACACGAACCCCTTCGACGGTTCGCAGGCCTCGCTGCCGCTGTACGTCTACCAGCAGTACGCGGCAGGCACCGACGCGTCGTACGACCGGGCCTGGGCGGCGGCGCTCGCCCTGATCGCCTTCATCATGATCCTCAACCTGGCGGCCCGCGGCGTAGCACGCTGGAAGGCCCCCAAGACGGGCCGCTGA
- a CDS encoding metal-sensitive transcriptional regulator, translating to MTTADAAAVTPETPEAPSDHGDHAHGVHGYHKQKDEHLKRLRRIEGQIRGLQRMVEEDVYCIDILTQVSASTKALQSFALQLLEEHLRHCVADAAVKGGTEIDAKVEEATKAIARMLRT from the coding sequence ATGACGACCGCCGACGCGGCAGCGGTGACCCCGGAGACGCCCGAAGCGCCCTCCGACCACGGTGACCACGCTCACGGTGTGCACGGGTACCACAAGCAGAAGGACGAACACCTCAAGCGCCTGCGCCGCATCGAGGGCCAGATCCGCGGCCTCCAGCGCATGGTCGAGGAGGACGTCTACTGCATCGACATACTCACGCAGGTCTCGGCGAGCACGAAGGCCCTCCAGTCCTTCGCGCTCCAGCTCCTGGAGGAACACCTGCGGCACTGCGTGGCCGACGCGGCGGTCAAGGGCGGCACGGAGATCGACGCGAAGGTCGAAGAGGCGACGAAGGCGATCGCACGCATGCTCCGCACGTAA
- a CDS encoding NUDIX hydrolase, whose product MTHPGGSAPSAGSVHAAGCVLWRRSPADGALEICLVHRPKYDDWSHPKGKLKHSEEPLAAAVREVLEETGHHCVPGARLPTLHYLAQGRPKQVDYWAAEAGGGHFEPSREVDRVSWLRPAAARDRLTHPRDRALVDALLSVLHLA is encoded by the coding sequence GTGACGCACCCCGGCGGCTCCGCCCCCTCGGCAGGCTCCGTCCACGCGGCCGGCTGTGTCCTGTGGCGCCGCTCCCCGGCGGACGGCGCGCTGGAGATCTGCCTGGTCCACCGCCCGAAATACGATGACTGGTCACACCCCAAGGGCAAGCTGAAGCACTCCGAGGAGCCCCTGGCCGCCGCCGTGCGCGAGGTCCTGGAGGAGACCGGGCACCACTGCGTCCCCGGCGCCCGCCTGCCCACGCTCCACTACCTCGCGCAGGGCCGCCCCAAGCAGGTCGACTACTGGGCGGCCGAGGCAGGCGGCGGCCACTTCGAGCCCAGCCGTGAGGTCGACCGCGTCAGCTGGCTGCGCCCCGCCGCCGCGCGCGACCGGCTCACACACCCCCGCGACCGGGCACTCGTAGACGCCCTACTCAGCGTCCTTCACCTGGCGTAA
- the pstB gene encoding phosphate ABC transporter ATP-binding protein PstB, translating to MAKRIDVSGLTAYYGSHKAIDDISMTVEPRSVTAFIGPSGCGKSTFLRTLNRMHEVTPGGRVEGKVLLDDEDLYGSGVDPVAVRRTIGMVFQRPNPFPTMSIFDNVAAGLKLNGSYKKSELNDVVEKSLKGANLWNEVKDRLNKPGSGLSGGQQQRLCIARAIAVEPQVLLMDEPCSALDPISTLAIEDLIGELKERFTIVIVTHNMQQAARVSDRTAFFNLSAVGQPGKLIEIDDTERIFSNPSVQATEDYISGRFG from the coding sequence ATGGCCAAGCGAATCGACGTATCCGGCCTGACCGCCTACTACGGCTCCCACAAGGCGATCGACGACATCTCGATGACTGTGGAACCCCGCTCGGTGACCGCCTTCATCGGCCCGTCCGGCTGCGGCAAGTCCACGTTCCTGCGCACCCTGAACCGCATGCACGAGGTCACGCCGGGTGGCCGCGTCGAGGGCAAGGTGCTCCTGGACGACGAGGACCTGTACGGCAGCGGCGTCGACCCGGTGGCCGTGCGCCGCACGATCGGCATGGTCTTCCAGCGCCCGAACCCCTTCCCCACCATGTCGATCTTCGACAACGTGGCGGCGGGCCTGAAGCTCAACGGCTCGTACAAGAAGTCCGAGCTGAACGACGTCGTCGAGAAGTCCCTCAAGGGCGCGAACCTCTGGAACGAGGTCAAGGACCGCCTGAACAAGCCCGGCTCGGGCCTCTCCGGCGGCCAGCAGCAGCGTCTGTGCATCGCGCGGGCGATCGCGGTCGAGCCGCAGGTCCTCCTGATGGACGAGCCGTGCTCGGCCCTGGACCCGATCTCGACCCTCGCCATCGAGGACCTGATCGGCGAGCTGAAGGAGCGCTTCACGATCGTCATCGTGACGCACAACATGCAGCAGGCGGCCCGCGTCTCGGACCGCACGGCCTTCTTCAACCTCTCCGCGGTCGGCCAGCCCGGCAAGCTCATCGAGATCGACGACACGGAGCGGATCTTCTCCAACCCGTCCGTCCAGGCCACCGAGGACTACATCTCGGGCCGCTTCGGCTAG
- a CDS encoding RNA degradosome polyphosphate kinase, with translation MQPAVPDPPPENGKLRLTPALSDAPIGVPTRKNGSMSQQNTHGQVQHAQPSVGSIAAHRPHTIAATISDLAPDIDADLDAYDEDAQVGHDGVELPQGRFLDRERSWLAFNERVLELAEDPQTPVLERANFLAIFASNLDEFFMVRVAGLKRRIATGVATRSASGLQPREVLELIWNRSRELMARHAACYHDDVAPGLAEEGIQLVRWHELTEKEQSRLFTLFRQQIFPVLTPLAVDPAHPFPYISGLSLNLAVVVRNPVSGHQHFARVKVPPLLSRFLEASPQRYVPIEDVIAAPAHLQELFPGMEIQEHHMFRLTRNEDLEVEEDDAENLLQALEKELMRRRFGPPVRLEVEETIAPNVLSLLVRELKISEAEVYPLPGPLDLTGLFSIAKLDRPELKYPKFVAGTHRDLAEVESASAPDIFAALRERDVLLHHPYDSFSTSVQAFLEQAAADPDVLAIKQTLYRTSGDSPIVDALIDAAESGKQVLVLVEIKARFDEQANIKWARKLEEAGCHVVYGIVGLKTHCKLSLVVRQEGETLVRYSHVGTGNYHPKTARLYEDLGLLTSNAEVGADLSDLFNRLSGYSRRETFRRLLVAPKSLRDGLVSRIDKEIQHHRAGRPAYVRIKVNSMVDEAIVDSLYRASQAGVEVDVWVRGICAVRPGVAGLSENIRVRSVLGRFLEHSRVFAFGNGGEPEVWIGSADMMHRNLDRRIEALVRVQDPAHRAALSRLLETGMSDTTASWHLGADGNWTRHSVDPDGQPLRNVQEMLIDARRRRRGTATP, from the coding sequence ATGCAGCCCGCCGTGCCCGACCCGCCCCCGGAGAACGGGAAGCTCCGCCTCACTCCCGCGCTCTCCGACGCGCCCATCGGCGTACCCACGCGGAAGAATGGCTCTATGAGCCAGCAGAACACGCATGGACAGGTACAGCACGCCCAGCCTTCCGTCGGTTCCATCGCCGCGCACAGGCCGCACACCATCGCCGCCACCATCTCCGACCTGGCCCCGGACATCGACGCCGATCTGGACGCGTACGACGAGGACGCCCAGGTGGGGCACGACGGCGTCGAGCTGCCGCAGGGGCGGTTCCTGGACCGGGAGCGCAGTTGGCTCGCGTTCAACGAACGGGTCCTCGAACTGGCCGAGGATCCGCAGACACCCGTCCTCGAACGGGCTAATTTCCTCGCGATCTTCGCCTCGAACCTGGACGAGTTCTTCATGGTCCGCGTCGCCGGGCTCAAGCGCCGCATCGCGACCGGCGTCGCCACCCGCTCGGCCTCGGGCCTCCAGCCCCGCGAGGTCCTCGAACTCATCTGGAACCGCTCCCGCGAGCTGATGGCCCGGCACGCCGCCTGCTACCACGACGACGTCGCCCCCGGCCTCGCCGAGGAAGGCATCCAGCTGGTGCGCTGGCACGAGCTGACCGAGAAGGAGCAGTCCCGGCTCTTCACGCTCTTCCGACAGCAGATCTTCCCCGTCCTGACGCCGCTGGCCGTCGACCCCGCGCACCCCTTCCCGTACATCTCGGGACTCTCCCTCAACCTCGCCGTGGTCGTACGCAACCCGGTCTCAGGACACCAGCACTTCGCACGCGTGAAGGTCCCTCCGCTGCTCTCCCGCTTCCTGGAGGCCTCCCCCCAGCGGTACGTCCCCATAGAGGACGTCATCGCCGCTCCCGCGCACCTCCAGGAGCTGTTCCCGGGCATGGAGATCCAGGAGCACCACATGTTCCGGCTCACCAGGAACGAGGACCTGGAGGTCGAGGAGGACGACGCCGAGAACCTCCTCCAGGCCCTGGAGAAGGAGCTGATGCGGCGCCGCTTCGGGCCCCCGGTGCGCCTGGAGGTCGAGGAGACCATCGCCCCGAACGTCCTCAGCCTCCTGGTGCGCGAGCTGAAGATCAGCGAGGCCGAGGTCTACCCGCTGCCCGGCCCGCTCGACCTCACCGGCCTCTTCAGCATCGCCAAGCTGGACCGGCCCGAGCTGAAGTACCCCAAGTTCGTGGCCGGCACCCACCGCGACCTCGCCGAGGTCGAGTCGGCGTCCGCGCCCGACATCTTCGCCGCCCTTCGCGAACGCGACGTACTCCTGCACCACCCGTACGACTCCTTCTCCACGTCCGTGCAGGCGTTCCTGGAGCAGGCGGCCGCCGACCCGGACGTCCTCGCGATCAAGCAGACGCTGTACCGCACCTCGGGCGACTCCCCCATAGTCGACGCGCTCATCGACGCCGCCGAGTCCGGCAAGCAGGTCCTCGTCCTCGTCGAGATCAAGGCCCGCTTCGACGAGCAGGCCAACATCAAGTGGGCGCGGAAGCTGGAGGAGGCGGGCTGCCACGTCGTCTACGGCATCGTCGGCCTGAAGACCCACTGCAAGCTCTCCCTCGTCGTACGCCAGGAGGGCGAGACCCTGGTCCGCTACTCGCACGTGGGCACCGGCAACTACCACCCCAAGACCGCCCGCCTCTACGAGGACCTCGGCCTGCTCACCTCGAACGCGGAGGTCGGCGCGGACCTCTCCGACCTGTTCAACCGCCTCTCCGGCTACTCCCGCAGGGAGACCTTCCGCCGCCTCCTCGTGGCCCCCAAGTCCCTGCGCGACGGCCTCGTCTCCCGCATCGACAAGGAGATACAGCACCACCGCGCGGGCCGCCCCGCCTACGTCCGCATCAAGGTCAACTCGATGGTCGACGAGGCGATCGTCGACTCGCTGTACCGCGCCTCGCAGGCAGGCGTCGAGGTGGACGTGTGGGTGCGCGGCATCTGCGCGGTGCGGCCCGGCGTCGCCGGGCTCTCGGAGAACATCCGCGTACGATCCGTCCTCGGCCGCTTCCTGGAGCACTCCCGCGTCTTCGCCTTCGGCAACGGCGGCGAACCGGAGGTGTGGATCGGCAGCGCCGACATGATGCACCGCAATCTCGACCGCCGTATCGAGGCGCTGGTCAGGGTCCAGGACCCGGCGCACCGAGCGGCCCTCAGCCGGCTCCTGGAGACCGGCATGTCGGACACCACCGCCTCCTGGCACCTGGGCGCGGACGGCAACTGGACCCGCCACTCGGTGGACCCGGACGGCCAGCCCCTGCGGAACGTTCAGGAGATGCTCATAGACGCCCGGAGGCGCCGGCGTGGCACAGCAACACCATGA